One window of the Lathamus discolor isolate bLatDis1 chromosome W, bLatDis1.hap1, whole genome shotgun sequence genome contains the following:
- the LOC136004191 gene encoding mothers against decapentaplegic homolog 4-like isoform X5: MLVKDEYVNDYEGQLSLSSAESHSVQTIQHPPSNRASAEPYSAPAMLAPAEASTTSTTNYPNIPVASTSQPISILTGSHSDGLLQIASGPQPGTPQNGFTAQPATYHHNSTTTWTGSRTAAYTPTMPHHQNGHLQHHPPMHPGHYWPVHNELAFQPPISNHPAPEYWCSVAYFEMDVQVGETFKVPSSCPIVTVDGYVDPSGGDRFCLGQLSNVHRTEAIERARLHIGKGVQLECKGEGDVWVRCLSDHAVFVQSYYLDREAGRAPGDAVHKIYPSAYIKVFDLRQCHRQMQQQAATAQAAAAAQAAAVAGNIPGPGSVGGIAPAISLSAAAGIGVDDLRRLCILRMSFVKGWGPDYPRQSIKETPCWIEIHLHRALQLLDEVLHTMPIADPQPLD, from the exons ATGCTGGTGAAAGATGAATACGTTAATGACTATGAGGGGCAGCTGTCACTGTCTTCTGCCGAAAGCCATTCAGTCCAAACCATCCAGCATCCACCAAGTAACAGGGCATCTGCTGAGCCTTATAGCGCCCCAGCCATGTTAGCTCCTGCTGAGGCTAGCACTACCAGCACCACGAATTATCCCAACATTCCTGTGGCTTCAACAA GTCAACCTATCAGTATATTGACAGGTAGCCATAGTGATGGACTCTTACAGATTGCTTCAGGGCCTCAGCCAGGAACTCCGCAGAATGGGTTTACAGCTCAGCCAGCTACTTACCATCACA ATAGTACTACAACTTGGACTGGGAGTCGGACGGCAGCCTACACACCTACCATGCCTCACCACCAGAATGGCCATCTTCAGCATCATCCACCTATGCATCCTGGACATTACT ggcCAGTTCACAATGAACTTGCATTCCAGCCTCCTATATCAAATCATCCTG CTCCAGAATATTGGTGTTCAGTCGCATATTTCGAAATGGATGTGCAAGTTGGAGAAacatttaaggtcccttcaagcTGTCCAATTGTTACTGTTGATGGATATGTGGATCCTTCTGGAGGAGACCGTTTTTGCCTGGGCCAGCTTTCCAACGTGCATAGAACAGAAGCTATTGAGAGAGCAAG gttgCACATAGGTAAAGGCGTGCAGCTGGAGTGCAAAGGCGAAGGTGATGTGTGGGTTAGATGCCTCAGTGACCATGCAGTCTTCGTTCAGAGTTACTACCTGGATAGAGAAGCAGGGCGTGCACCAGGGGATGCTGTTCACAAGATTTACCCAAGTGCATATATAAAG gtgtttgACTTACGCCAGTGTCATCGTCAGATGCAACAGCAGGCTGCCACTgcccaagctgctgctgctgctcaagctGCAGCAGTAGCAGGAAACATCCCTGGACCAGGATCAGTAGGTGGAATAGCCCCAGCCATTA GTttgtcagctgctgctggaattgGTGTAGATGACCTTCGCCGCTTATGCATACTCAGGATGAGTTTTGTAAAAGGTTGGGGACCTGATTATCCAAGACAGAGCATCAAAGAGACACCGTGCTGGATTGAAATTCACTTACACCGTGCCCTCCAGCTTCTAGATGAAGTACTTCATACCATGCCTATTGCAGACCCACAACCTTTAGACTAA